One window from the genome of Cryptococcus deuterogattii R265 chromosome 10, complete sequence encodes:
- a CDS encoding L-iditol 2-dehydrogenase: MPIATTSIPASKYRSHYDPAKVLQHPEFQSLAEDAPELSDPTLNIACAYNPAHEIHMIKKPRFAPGPGEVTIHVRATGICGSDVHFWKQGHIGPTMVVTDECGAGHESAGEIVAVGEGVTQWQIGDRVAIEAGVPCGLASCDPCRTGRYNACPVDVFFSTPPYHGTLTRYHNHPAAWCHRLADNMSYEEGSLCEPLAVALAGLDRAGVKLGDPIVICGAGPIGLVTLLAAHAAGCTPIVITDLFASRLEFAKKLVPTVKTVQIEKAAKPEEVAKQIKYAAGMELSLALDCTGMESSIRSAIFSVKFGGKVFVIGVGPSEQSYPFGYCSAREIDLQFQYRYNNQYPKAIRLVAGGLVNLKPLVTHRFTLKEAVKAFHVAADPSQGAIKVQIHD, translated from the exons ATGCCCATAGCTACTACATCCATCCCGGCCTCCAAATACAGGTCTCATTACGACCCTGCAAAGGTTCTTCAGCATCCCGAGTTCCAATCGCTCGCCGAAGACGCTCCCGAGCTTTCCGACCCCACGCTCAACATCGCCTGCGCGTACAATCCAGCTCATGAGATTCACATGATCAAGAAGCCTCGATTCGCACCTGGTCCTGGTGAAGTGACAATCCACGTTCGTGCGACAGGCATCTGCGG CTCTGACGTTCATTTCTGGAAGCAGGGCCACATTGGGCCCACCATGGTTGTCACAGACGAATGTGGAGCAGGTCATGAATCGGCGGGCGAAATTGTCGCAGTGGGAGAAGGCGTTACACAATGGCAGATCGGTGACAGGGTAGCTATCGAAGCTGGTGTTCCATGCGGCCTCGCTTCATGTGATCCTTGTCGTACTGGCCGTTACAATGCTT GTCCTGTTgacgtcttcttctctaccCCTCCTTACCATGGCACACTCACTCGGTACCACAACCATCCCGCTGCTTGGTGCCACCGTCTCGCCGATAACATGTCTTATGAAGAAGGATCCTTGTGCGAACCTCTTGCAGTGGCATTGGCCGGTCTTGACAGGGCTGGTGTGAAATTGGGAGACCCTATTGTTATTTG CGGAGCGGGCCCTATAGGCCTAGTCACTCTTCTGGCTGCACATGCTGCAGGTTGTACACCCATTGTGATCACTGACCTCTTCGCATCCCGACTTGAGTTCGCCAAGAAGCTTGTCCCAACTGTCAAGACTGTACAGATTGAGAAGGCTGCAAAGCCCGAGGAGGTTGCGAAGCAGATCAAATACGCGGCGGGTATGGAGCTTTCGCTTGCACTTGACTGTACCGGAATGGAGAGCAGTATCAGATCTGCCATCTTT TCTGTCAAGTTTGGAGGCAAGGTCTTTGTGATCGGTGTCGGACCTTCAGAGCAAAGT TACCCATTCGGCTATTGCAGTGCCCGCGAGATCGATCTTCAGTTCCAGTACAGGTATAATAATCAA TATCCGAAAGCAATTCGACTCGTCGCTGGAGGGCTTGTCAATTTAAAGCCACTTGTCACCCACCGTTTCACTTTGAAGGAGGCTGTCAAGGCTTTCCATGTTGCCGCTGATCCCTCGCAAGGAGCTATCAAGGTTCAGATCCATGATTAA
- a CDS encoding FACT complex subunit POB3, translated as MSTVTFENIFHGDSADLGKLRFNPVGFGWKAYQSEENNPTTYNGSDIRHATWFRVARHFQLRLGMRNSEKPRISFDGFKRDDLDKIKRTLQEYFNITLETRDTSLKGWNWGEAQVKGTDLVFQVQGKTAFDVPLSQVANSNIAGKNEVALEFNPSSNYTFDPKDLNKRPPDEMVEMRFYIPGKSMKTAGSDAGSGGEETELDEEGNEVSAADAFHSLIKEKADIGAVVGDSIVVFEDCLILTPRGRFSIEVYTDSIRLVGKSTDHRVPFSSIHRIFLLPKLDDLHVQLVLGLDPPIRQGATRYPFLVAQWPKDEVVNAELNLTDEELTQYPDLEKTYEATTFQVVSRVLKALTGKKVTPPGSLRNAEGLNGIRANVKAVQGELHFLEKGLIFISKQPILIDFSKTDSISFSRVGGGVASARTFDMRVVSKTGGANHVFSAINKQEVGPISSFLQSKNIRLKNEMEEATVDIDEPFSDDDEEMESPSEDERPSKAKNDKSKIVKKSADDDEDESDDEDFEDASSDGGSPSESDSDEDSGMASDASDPMMEELRKKNQAKRAKAKETSGSASEDEKPKKKKAKKEEDE; from the exons ATGTCCACAGTGACGTTTGAAAACA TCTTTCACGGTGATTCTGCCGACTTGGGAA AGCTCCGTTTTAACCCCGTTGGATTTGGATGGAAGGCGTACCAGAGCGAGGAGAACAACCCTACGACATATAATGGATCTGATATCAGACATGCCACATGGTTCCG AGTTGCTCGTCATTTTCAACTTCGACTGGGTATGCGAAACTCTGAAAAGCCTCGGATCTCATTTGACGGTTTCAAGAGAGAT GACTTGGATAAGATCAAGCGAACTCTCCAGGAATATTTCAACATCACGCTTGAGACGAGAGATACGAGtttgaaaggatggaattGGGGTGAGGCGCAAGTGAAAG GGACTGATCTCGTCTTCCAAGTTCAAGGAAAAACTGCATTCGACGTTCCACTTTCCCAAGTTGCGAACTCCAACATCGCCGGCAAGAACGAAGTCGCCCTAGAAttcaacccttcttccaactaCACATTTGATCCCAAAGACCTCAATAAGCGCCCCCCTGATGAAATGGTTGAGATGCGTTTCTACATTCCTGGAAAGAGTATGAAAACGGCTGGTAGCGATGCTGGTAGTGGTGGCGAGGAGACTGAattggatgaggaggggaatgaaGTCAGCGCCGCGGATGCGTTCCACAGTTTaatcaaggagaaggcggatATTGGAGCTGTCGTCGGGGATAGCATTGTAGTGTTTGAAGACTGCTTGATCTTGACGCCCAG AGGCCGATTTTCTATCGAAGTTTACACTGACTCTATCCGACTTGTCGGTAAATCCACCGACCACCGGGTCCCCTTCAGCTCTATCCACCgaatcttccttcttcccaagcTCGACGACCTCCACGTCCAGCTTGTTCTTGGTCTCGACCCTCCTATTCGACAGGGTGCTACTCGATATCCCTTCCTTGTCGCACAGTGGCCCAAGGATGAAGTCGTCAATGCGGAACTTAACCTCACGGA CGAGGAGCTCACACAATACCCTGACTTGGAGAAGACTTATGAGGCGACAACCTTCCAGGTCGTCTCTCGTGTGCTCAAAGCGTTGactgggaagaaggtgacACCTCCAGGAAGCTTGAGAAA CGCTGAAGGCCTCAACGGTATTAGAGCCAATGTCAAGGCCGTTCAAGGGGAATTACACTTTCTTGAAAAGGGtctcattttcatctccaaacaacccatcctcatcgactTTTCTAAAACCGACAGCATTTCATTTTCCCGTGTTGGCGGTGGCGTCGCTTCCGCTCGAACATTCGACATGCGCGTCGTGTCTAAAACTGGAGGCGCTAATCACGTGTTCAGCGCTATCAACAAGCAAGAGGTCGGGCCGATCAGCTCTTTCCTGCAATCCAAGAATATCCGACTCAAgaatgagatggaagaggcaaCTGTTGATATCGACGAGCCGTTTagcgacgatgatgaggagatggaaagccCTTCTGAAGACGAAAGACCatcaaaagcaaagaatgACAAGTCGAAGATTGTGAAGAAATCAGccgatgatgacgaagatgagtCTG ACGACGAAGACTTTGAAGATGCATCTTCCGACGGCGGCTCACCGAGTGAATCTGATTCTGACGAAGATTCTGGTATGGCTTCAGATGCGAGTGACCCTATGATGGAAGAACTTCGGAAAAAGAATCAAGCCAAGCGagcaaaggcaaaggagacGAGTGGGAGTGCGAGTGAGGACGAaaagccgaagaagaagaaagcgaagaaggaggaggatgaataG